From the genome of Phlebotomus papatasi isolate M1 chromosome 2, Ppap_2.1, whole genome shotgun sequence:
AGGGATGCTGAAAAAGCTAAAACTTGGGAGAGCCTTTGGCAAAAGTGcactttttatgaaaaattcctATCTCAGAACACGCCCCAAGATCGAAACATTCATCAAGTATGCCAAAGTTGAATTAACACCACCCACTCGGGATGACCTTCCGGCAATCAAAGAGCACTGCCGGAGTCTCTACTGCAGGACGCTTCGCGGAAATTGGCGCCATGCTACAGTTCGCGAGGTCTGGCTCAACACCCTCGTGACCACCGAGGTGATCCTCTGGTTCTTCATTGGCGAGTGCATTGGCAAGCGGCATTTTGTGGGGTACAGCGTTTGATAGAGCGAGAGGCAGACCATCAGACATAACATATTCCTCATGATTTCTCTCCACTTCAATTGATCATTGTGCAAGATCATCGTGCCCAATTGCTTTGAACGCGAAGATTTTGGAGGTAGGAGAGTTCAACTAAATTATGTATTTCTAATTTGAACCGAAACATTCACCTTTTGAGGAATTAAATGGGTGCTTATTTCAAATTGAGTGCAAAGTGTTACCATTTACCTTATGGCAAAAACAAGTGATCCTTCTTTGGTATCACTCTTAAGttctataaattcatatttttaccaAGGTACAAGGGGTAATCTTATAGTTGTCCCAAGATTGTCGTTTACTCTTCCTGAGTATGTAAACTCCAGGGAAGATTCTCACTATACctgcaggggaattctgtaacgatatgacaatgtcatatgacaaattgtcgCGATGAATTTGCGaataggacaacattaaagcatCGAATAGCCATTGCAAGGAGCTCTATAAAGCCCTTAGCAAGTGGTATGAATCTCATTTTCAATTACTTTTTCCGAATTTCCcacataaaaattcttaaatttgtcatatgacattgtcacactgttacagaattcccctactggtgcGATGATATACTTCTCAATATACTTTTTATGTTGGGCACCAGATTCTACCAGGATCTTGCACCAGATAAAAACAGTGAATACGGGGGacaacaaattttaatattttaatgcacTAAAAAACATTACTACAAGATATATtaatgacaaatttaatttaagtgtCAAACGCGGAACAATTTTACGGATAGTGTTGCTGGAACGCTGGCTGCAGAGCAAGTGAAAGAATGTCTCTATCACCCGATGTCAGAGGAAGTAATTCGCCCACCATCGAGTGTCGATCAATTGCATTTTTAgcgcttaattttttttagaacatctGACCGATAAGAGAATATGATGCAGCATATGCATCTTGTTCATGATCGTTTTTAAAAATGAACGtaacaatattttcttattCCCTAAGGATCTGATCCAAATAAATCTTACAACAAATTTTAATGAAACAgctatttcaataaataatattcgGCCGAAAATGATAAATGACGAAAATTCTAAAGAAATACCagtgattaaccctttaaggatgattggaacaGCGGTGTCCCATAAACCCATTTTCCCAagaggtaactcatattgagaaactctTGTGCGAGAaatgcttcgcgaaacccgagaaacccactcttTGCATCGCAAAACTAGAGAAACCCATTCtgtgcatcgcgaaactcgagaaacccaaaattttcatcgcgaaacccaaaaattgcatcgagaaattcattttttacgTCACGAAACCCGAGTAacacaaaaattgcatcgcgaaacccacgAAACCAGAAatccttgtcagaaaaaatgggaataagTTACCTCTTgcattttcccattttcctaactacctaaagttatttttttctaatgcttgtatataattgtaaagtagaaggttgaatgaatctagaatatttttttgcaagtctctagctacccgctatataataaatttttaagctaaaactgacgatttttaaaattctcaatttcataattgattttatttattttttatacttccaatatttttcaagcacaactcttttggaaataaaaactattAAGACTtgtatgtaatatttttcattagagcgaaaattattattcattggtattgttagaaaaaatatttaaattcttgggctatttttgtccctatcgttcatagaggcaaaaaatacatcAAGATAGACTCTGCTGAACTTTCCAATGGGCATAacgctcaacgcacaataacttttgtttataaacatgtttagaaaattcaccatgagagtgagtgaaatgaCTAGATGTAGGTTTCACTCAGTCTCATTTAAgtgtcaaaaaaatgtttacaaaacaaaagttattgtgcgctgggcattagatgtaagacttatcattgattattatgtttaccagtttcgttttattgttgattttcgatcCGTATTAAGCGTTTCATCCTTGAAGGGTTAAATTTAAGACACAGTGAGTGatattataggggaaactggggtaccaccaaacactaatttttatttcttaactacttggactatctcaaccatttcttcagtagacaagcatccctatagtgtctATAAATTCCAATAaatcttgtccttagaagtcaaatatctgattacaaaatcgcagtgttcggtgctaccccgtgtttgatggtgccccagtttaacctatatatttttttgataaaaaactGCTGTTTTacattaaagaaaaagaaaaggaaaacaaccgatgtaattttattctcaaaatgAAATCTTTCATGCcattattcaaaattaattcgGTCAAAtcttttcctaaattaatttTGCTAATGGTATCATTATATCTTACCTTATTTCACCTTGTTTTCGGTACAAATTATGATTTATAGGTTGTAATATAGAATTGAATCATCTCTTTTGCAAGACATAGTCTCAATCATTTACATCATTTAACTGCTGTTACGGGTAATTATTGAAAGATTTCAAGTGGTTTTTGCCACATAAGTTTTTATAATTTCGAAAGATCGCACAAGATTGATCGCAACAATCTTCGTGATGAGTATTCAAAAGTTAAAGCGGATGTCTTCTCGGAAGAGATCTAATTTTCTGATCCACCTCTTTGATGGAGAAATAACACGCAAACCACTAAATTTTATCAGGAAGTGCACATGATATCTTCATTATAGTTTTTGAAACATTGCAAACTAGCGTTGATTGCATTTGTCGATCATGGGTGATcgttaaattttcagaaattgaaaTGTATTCATCTCTTCCTGCAGAAAAAAAACCACCTTGTTATACTCTGTTCATGCAAATTATTGCAAAGACGAGAGTTTGTAATTTCACAGAAACTCTTCTTCTGTATATCTTTAATTAAAGTgagattataatttttcaattagaagCAACCTCGCTTAATTGATTACTGCATCATTTTGGTGATTATGCTCTTCATCAAAATATTGTGCAATCTCCTTCGTTTGCATTAAATCATCAGATTTCTgtatattttcactttttttgcaTCTTGATAATCTGCAATCCCTCTCCTTTATGGTCCAATCAAATGATCACATTTATGCTTCATCAAATGCTCAACTTCATGTCATGATGGGTGATCGTCCTCAGTGATGCAAAATGCGAgagatattttcaatttaagaaaGTCTCTGACGAAGCGCAATTGATGCTGTTAGGAAAAGTCCATAGAGATCATATAGTATCGATCATTTCGATTATCTTGCAAAATGTGATTGGATTGAAGCGATGAAATGATTAtctttcaaaaacatgtttatagtATTCAACTTTTACTTTCGTTCACTTTGTAGGTATATAGAGAACATACAGGCTCATCTTCAATGAAATTGCACACGTTCATGTTCATCATTAGGAAAATTTATGGAATACCGATAAGAAGACTTTCTTATCTTGTAGttttaagaattaaaagataTATAGCATATAGTGAAAATTAGGGTGAAAGTCCACGCATATAATATTAATTGGATATTTGGAGGAGAAGTGCGCCTTGTCCCCTATATGAGCAGAAAACTGCCACTAGCCAGTTACCTCATAATTTATCAAGATCTCTTTATTTCCTCGCAAACGGCACACGAAAAAGGTGTGCATTATGTAagatatatttcttttatttaagaatGTTTCTTCAGTATAACATTTTATTTGTGACTTCTTTAGCCCCACACACCTTTTTAtccatttctttatttcttctcTGACACTTCTTTTTCTCCTAAACACTGTCTTTTGTTTGACCTTTTCTTCCAGTTCACCCGCTAGTGGCTTCCATTCTGTCTTTCTATTTTGCTAAAGATGTTAATTACTTGTACATATTGTTACGAACGACAACCTGAATGGAAATAAAATACACCTGCTTTTAGAtggttgaatattttaaaagtttcgaattttttaaaatttttccttattttctgttgctgtaattttaataattagtaAATATTGGTAAAACAAAATATAGAGGAACTAGGTCTTCCCGCCAGTGGCATTTAgacatgcaattttttttttataccagGGATGGGGTTGTTAGCCCAATGCCCCGTGGAATATCAAGTGGCGTGAATCTGTGTTGTGAATCTGGGAATGCAATTCGAAGAcctttaacaccagaaaaaCTCTTGGTGCCCTAAAGGGTATTCGAACCTGGCACACTTGCATTATAAAATGAATACTCTACCATTTGACTCATTAAGtagggtaagttgcataaattggaacaatttccagaggctcgaactttgatacaagattaaagacattataaatagatttttccctgatgacatacataaatttgctccttgattcttctagaatattaccgtttcatggaaattcttgaaaaacagtttgaaaagttcttaaatacaagaaaaatacgtgagtgcaaaacaatataatttggacagggtgggacaagttggacgtgggaatttggacaatgcgtaggggaaggttgtgcaagtttcaagattttttactgaatgccatacacactgaatcaattgtaccactagggtaaagtgtataattaaaaagtaaaaaacattaaggcttagatatatattatttattaaatcttttttttggatattttaattttcttgctttgctccttttcttcttttattttgaacctttcttcctgtttctgaagtctaattctttttttttttcttgcatagcctcttcttttagttttctttaatcatacgaattgtcacaaagaacttcaaacatgaatttaaaaactccatagaataataatagatacctgtccacctttgggcgaaagcattacacccgtttcgtcaagattaaagatgcgatcaggaggaagttccggaagatctttggattttaaatattcatgagttttctcaaaccactcagtgatgtcctcagtggtaataccagctctttgggttgtgtatgcttctggtgtacgaagtctcaattctgggtatctgttcaaaaagctcttgaaccaagagtatcctggccttccatcggtgaactcgttgacaatcttgaacttcttacaaataatttgcacagtgttgaggacttgatcttttgttataggatgccacttgtcactgcatcctaaaatccattcaacgagctcatcttctatatcttttggcagcgtaggaggccttcccccagagcattcttccggacatttcccggtcagcttattaaaaagtgttgttcttggcaccccaaataatactgacacctgacttagtgactttccttgacgaaaagcttccagtgctttgttcacttggtcttgagtataggatttgtactttttcaatttatttgcctttttacccatctgaaataaaaagaaaacccctgcaatacaatcgtatctccggatgtccaacttgtcacttttgctcacgcttcaaataagcactttttcttcatacagttagtaattatatcaaataaaaccattacgtaccgttaactatcgagattaaacactttattccactaaaatttgccagaaatattgagaaatgtcaacagaaccgaaaaaccaaagtcactcttcttgtgtttttattaggaaaaaatggccgatcgatgtattttttcgacggtgaaaagttacactgtaaattgaggtgagaattttatacgttaaatcttattcatatgaatggattttcactttatttgcagcacaaggaaccaaataattaaagtataacatagaaaaatatactaattaaaatttagtactgtatttatcaagaaaaaattgcctgtccaacttgtcccagcgaaattttccaacttttgccattgtccaacttgtaccaatttaccctaaCTGTTTCTGTGActcaaaataatataatattatgcatacactgagaaaaaaagagggtgcgattaactttttctcctcagaactttaacactttttaggtgtaaaaatatatcaacattttttaatgttaattttacaccttattaagggtaaaattaacatgaaaaagggtaactttaacccctaatacacctaaaaagagtattatttacaccgatttaggatcaatactgcagggtaaaattaacatttccggaatgttattttaattttttcggatatCTCTCAAGTGTACTACACATCTGAGGCTTTAGTTTTAGATACACAGCACACAGCTTgtcttaaaatataaattttaaattaggcAAAGCTTTTAGCTGTTAAAGGTTTCCTCACTAAGGGAGGGTTGGGCACTTTAACGCAGGGGCAGTTTcattatttgcatatttttctcatCCTTTTATAAAGGAATTGGATAAAACCTTTATAATACTAAAGTGGTACCGAAAACTCATGTTCACAAAAATTATTCCTTTCAAACCGCTTTTCGTTTGAGTTCTGCaactgattttataaaattgcaacAAATTGAAACTTTTTAGGATGTCTtattttcaccaattttgagTCATTGTAGTTATGTATCAAAGTAAAGTAATATAATTGTAATAATTTACTAGTTATTTCATGATTAATAAGGCATTTAGCATTAGATGAACTCTAATATGTTTCTGGCAATTTTGTTTTAAGTCGCGCAAGTACGAGAGGGGCAGTTTCACTTAGGTCATAAGAACGTTT
Proteins encoded in this window:
- the LOC129800978 gene encoding ATP synthase subunit g, mitochondrial-like, encoding MLKKLKLGRAFGKSALFMKNSYLRTRPKIETFIKYAKVELTPPTRDDLPAIKEHCRSLYCRTLRGNWRHATVREVWLNTLVTTEVILWFFIGECIGKRHFVGYSV